Part of the Halopenitus persicus genome is shown below.
CCTACCGCGACGACTGACGCCGCCGACTACTCCTCCATCTTGGACGGTTCCTGCACGTCCAGATCGTCGAACTCGACACCATCCGTAATCTCCGCGAGACGCTTCATATTCCGCTTGTACGCCGAGCGCGCGTAGAACCCGCTACCAGCACCACTCCCACTCAGCGGCTCTCCACCCTCGGCCCTGATGGCCGCCTGCGCCACCTCGTACACGCCAACAGCCTCATCCTCCATATCGTTGTCACCGTACGGCATCGCGCCCTTCTGAAGGAACGTCTGGGCACGGTCGCGGACGCGTTCGACGGCCTCCTCGCCCCACGGCTCCGCCGCCTCCACAGCGTCCTCGAGGACGTAGAGGGAATCCGCATCCATCTCGCCCATGCGCTCAACCATCTCTGCCTTCGAGTCGATCTCGGTGACGGACTTCATTTCCGACATTGCATCTGATTCGGTGGACGCTGGTTGCTTATAAACGGTTGCGTTCAAACCTGCCGACGGCTCCGCGAGAAGTGGAACGGGCGGTGAGGGATTCGAACCCCCGGTTTTCTGCTCCGAAGGCAGATGCCTTGTCCGGGCTAGGCTAACCGCCCTGCATCAGGCGCCTCTTGCCGAGGAACCAATACCGTTCTGGTTCGCCGGCCGGCATTTATTATCCATCCGCGTGTTGGCTCCTCCAACCGCCGGACGGGATGGTGCCGCGTCAGCCCGGACGTTGGAATGCACACCCAGAGACCCGCCGAGATCACCGGCATCCCGACGCCCTCGGGTGGCTTCGGAGTAAATTTCGAGGGTATGGGCGCTGGAGGATTTGAACCCCCGACAACTTGGTCCGAAGCCAAGCACTCTGTCCAAACTGAGCTAAGCGCCCTCGCTTATCGGTTGTCGAGTCCTCCCTTTAAGTCTCGCGATTCGGAGCGCCGCCTCGCCGATCGAACCGCCACGTTTTTTGACCACTCGCGGAAGGTGCGGGTATGTCGATGCGTCGGCGCGTCCGGGGGGCGATCGAACTCACGCGGCCGTTGAACGCCATCTCAGCGGGGGTGTTGACGGGTACCGGTGCCTACGTCGCCGGCGGGGCGGTTCGGGGTGCCGACGCGGGCGTGGTTCTGGCGGCGGTCGTGGCGACCGTGCTGGCGACGGGCGCCGGAAACGCGGTGAACGACTACTTCGACCGGGAGATCGACCGCGTGAATCGCCCGGACCGACCGATCCCGCGGGGCGCGATCTCCCCGCGGGGGGCGCTGGCGTTCAGCCTGCTGCTGTTCGCGGGGGCCGTCGTCGCGGCACTGGCGCTCCCGCTCGCAGCGATCGCGTTGGCCGTGTTCAACCTCATCCTGCTCGTGGCCTACACGGAGCTGTTCAAGGGACTACCGGGAGTCGGAAACGTCGTCGTCGGGTTTCTGACCGGATCGACGTTCCTCTTCGGCGGCGCGGCGGTCGGCCGTCCCCTCGGTGCGGGCGTCCTGTTCGCGCTTGCGGCGGTCGCGACGGTTACCCGGGAGATCGTCAAGGACGTCGAGGACGTCGCCGGCGACCGTGAGGAGGGCCTCAACACGCTCCCGATCGCGATCGGGGAGCGACGCTCGCTGCGGATCGGGGTCGCGCTCCTCGTCGCCGCGGTTCTCGCCAGCACCGGGCCATACCTGTGGGGAAGCTTCGGAACGGCGTATCTGGTTCTCATCGTTCCCGCGGACGCGCTTATGCTCGTCAGCGCCGTCCAGGCGTTCCGTGATCCGGGTACCGCCCAACGCCGGATAAAGGTCGGAATGCTGCTCGCCGTCGTCGCGTTCATCGTCGGGCGTGCGGCTCCTGTCGGGTGAGTTCGACCGACGGTGCTCCGATCGGAAGTGTGGACCGCCGCCCTTCGGCGAGGTCTTGACCGAATCGCCGCCGACATACGATAATCAAAAAGAATAATATCCGCACCGCACATCGTTGTGACACCCGATGATACCCGGCAGGACGGTCGATCAGTCGGTCGATCGATCGTTGCTGGTTGGTGCGGGACCGATGAGGACCACAGATGTATGACCTCCGCCCCCATTTCGAGACGGCGGTCGACCCGGGAACGAACCTTCTGCTCAGCGGACCGGCGTTGACCGGCAAGCGGAGCCTCGCGCTCGACGTTCTCGCCGACGGCGTCGAGGAGGGAGACGCGGCGATCATCGTCACCACGAAGGACAACGGTGACCGCGTTCTCGAGTCGTTCGGCGAGCGCGTCGACTACGCGGACCGACCGGTGGCGGTCGTCGACTGCGTGACCCGTCAGCAGGGGGTCGGCGACGCCCGGGACGACGATCGGATCAAATACACCTCCTCCCCGGTCGACATGACCGGGATCGGGATCAAGCTCTCGGAGTTCCTGGAGGAGTTCTACGGCACGCGCGGGATCGAGCGCAACCGCATCATGGTCCACTCGCTGTCGACGCTGTTGATGTACGCCGAGTTACAGACCGTCTTCCGGTTCCTCCACGTCTTTACCGGCCGCGTCCAAAGCGTCGGCGGGTTCGGCCTCTTCTGTATCGACTCCACCGCACACGACGACCAGACGATGAACACGCTCAAGCAGCTCTTCGACGGGATCATCACCACCAGCGAGGGCGCCGAACCGACGATCCGACTCGGGAAGTGACCGAGCCGGAACTGACCGAGCCGGAACTGACCGAGCCGGAACTGACCGAGCCGGAACTGACCGAGCCGGAACTGACCGAGCCGGAACTGACCGACTCGAAACTTGCTGACTCGGGACGCGGCTCTGGAGAACGGGTCGGCTAGAGGACCGCCGCGGCGCCGCTGAAGAGCCCGATCGTGACCAGCAGTCGGCCGAGGCTGCCGAGGAACGTCGCGATCGCGAACTTGACGTAATCCTCCTCCAGCACCGCGAAGGCGTAGATCGAGATCGTGTCCGGGAAGAAGGGAACCGACAACGCGAGCGCCAGGCCACCGTAGCCGTACCGCTTTGCGAGCTGCACCGAGCGTTTCTCCGACCATGCGAGAACGTCCCAGCGGGACCGTCGCAGCCAGCGCACGATCGGTCCCGACTGCTTGACCTCCTGTCCGAGATGGAACGCGAAGACGCTGCCGGCGGCCTTGCCGACCGCGCTGACGAGCATGATGCCGGCGAGGTTCCCCCAGGCCGGCCCACCGAGGTCGATCGGTGCAACGAGCACCACCTCGCTCGGGCCAGGCAGAACGAACGCGATCAGAAACGAGTAGACGAAGACGATCCCCAACCCGGGCCATCCGGTCGCCGACTCGACGAGCGCCTCGGCGCTCTCGGCGAGCGGCAGCGAGGACAGCGAGACCAGCGTGGGTGGCGAGACGGCGAGAAGGGCAGGGAGGTCCACCATACCGAGGGGACGAGCGTCACCGAATTGAACCTTCCGTGTTGGGACGACCGGGGTCCGTGTCGAGGAGGCGGTCTCGGTCGGGACGCACGGACCCGTGATCGCGGACGCACGTCATCAACCGGGATCGCGGACGCGCGTCACTGCCCCCAGGTCCACTTGGCGTCGAGCACGAACCGGTAGATCCCGCTGATGCCGATCGCGATCGCGTTGGCGACCAGATACGGGATTCCGGCCCACTCGACGAACCCGAACAGGACGCCCAGCTGGATCGGGATCGCCGACCCGCGGACGACGTTCGTCTTCACCAGCCCGGAGAGGAACTCGGCGGTGCCGGTGTTGCTTGCCGCCTCGAAGGTCCAGGCGTTGTTGACCCCGTACTGGAGAACGATCGTGATCTCGATGGCGATCGTCGCTCCGAGCAGGTAATACAGGCCCGCAAGATCCACGAACGCCCACAGCAGTACCATCTGGATGCCCGCGGCCACGGCCCCGACGATGACGAACCGGCGCAACTGGAGCGCGACCGGGCCGCTGTGGAGGTTTCGGATGAACGACCGGATCATCTACCGGTAGCCGAGCGCCGAGAGGCGTGCCTCGAGGTCCTCGTCGACGTCCTCGTCTCCGTCCCCGTCCGTCTCGTCGGCGGACCGCGCCGCGTCGCGTTTCCGAAGCATCGCCGCGTGGTCGGCGACGATCGTCGCGAATCGGTCCATCGCCTCACGGTCAGCCGCGCTCGGGTCGGCGGACAGGTCCGTCTGCTGGGTCGGGTCGGTCCGGCGGGCGTAGAGCTCGACCGTTCCGGTATCCACGTTCTCGATGTAGGTCCGGTCGCGGTCGCGGACGCTGACGAGCAGGTCGCCGTCGGACAGCGACCGCGGAATGGGTTGGGCGGTCACCTCCTCTCCCCGGACGGTCACCGAGACGACCGGCTCGGCTGCCGGTTCCTCGCCGTCCCGGACCGACCCGACCAGCGACTCGCCGGTCCACTCCGACGGTGCATCGACGCCGAAGAGGTCGGCCACCGTCGGCGGTATCGCGTCGAGCCCGACCTGACCCTCGATCCGCCGGCCCGAGGCGCCGGGCGCGTTGACGATGAGGGGAACGTGAATGAGCTCGTCGTAGAGCTTCGGGTAGTGGGCGAGATGGCCGTGTTCCTGGAACTCCTCGCCGTGGTCGCCCGCGAGGACGATCGCCGTCTCGTCGGCGACCCCGGCCCCGGAAAGCGTCTCGAGCAGGCGGCCGATGCTCGCGTCGACCTGCCGGACCGCGGCCTGATAGAGGGTTCGGAGCTCCCGCAGGGTCCGGTCGCCGACCTCCCAGCCGAGCCCGGTCCGCGTGTGTGCGTGGATCATCCGGTGGGTGCCGACGAGCCCGTCGGAGACCTCGCGAATGTACCGCGGCGCCGGGACGTACGGCGTGTGCGTGTCCATGTAGTGGATCCACAGGAAGAAGGGCGCGTCCGTGTCCTCGATGAACTCGGTGGCGGCGTGCTCGACGTCGAACATCCGGGAGGTATCGAGGAACGGCCGGTCGTCCGTATCGCCGCGGACCCACGATCCGAGCCGCCTGACCGGCGCGGTCGCGAGCTGGATCCAGGCCTCGACGGTGGGATGGGTCGCCAGGTACCGGCTGTAGATGCTCGAACCGACGCTGGCGACGAAGGGCTCGAACGCGTCGAACCCGTGGTCGTAGTCCCAGTGGGAGGTGAGAAAGCCGTTCGCGGCGTTGAATCCGCCGGTCGCGACGTCGGCGTCCGAGAGGACTCCGGCGAGCGTCGGGACTCCCGAGACGCCGATGCGTCCGGTGTCGGCGAAGACGGGTCTGGAGGCGAGGATCGAGGGGAACGAGAAGGGCGTCCAGTTGCCGGTGGCGAACGCTCGATCGAAGACCGTCCCGTCATCGGCGAGCGTCTCCATCACCGGCGTGTGGCGGCTCGCGTCGTAGGGGCCGATCGCGTCGGCACGCAGCGAGTCGACCGTGATGAGCACGACGTTGGATGGCGATGTGTTCGATCCCATACTCGGCTGGCGGTGGTGTGATACTCGATCCGGGCCGTCGAGTGGCGGCGGGAGCTCGGGACCGGGTCGGTTGTAACCCCGACCGACGCACGTCCCGGCGCCCCCACGATGGTAACTAGACGGTTAGTTGCGGTCTTTATACTTTCGATACCGTCGACGCCGAACGTGGATGCCGATCGATCGGTCGCCGACTCCGTGTCGTTCGGTTCTGATTAACCGGTTAGTCATTTTCGAACCACCGTGTCAACGTACTCCTCGACGGCCCGTCGCGCGGTCTCGAGGGCGGTCCGCTCGTCGAGCACGACCGCGCGCGTTCGGGCGCCGTCGACCACGGTCAACAGGGTGCGTGCGGTGTGTTCCGGGTCGACGTCCCTGAAGACGCGCTCCTCGATGCCGCGGCTGATCACCGTCTCGAGCAGGTAACGGATGTACTCGTCGTTCTGTTGGAACCGCTCGCGAAACGTCTCGTTGTACGGCGCCTGGCTCCGCATCTCGAGCATCGCGACCAGGAGTCCGTGGTGGTCACCGGGTTCGACGATCAACTGGTCGAGGAGGAGCCGCAGCCGCCGTTCCGGATCGGTCGTCTCGACCTCGTGAACCGCCTCGCGGAAGCGCTCGAGCAGGAAATCCAGAAACGCAGCCAGCAGGTCCTCCTTGGTATCGTAGTGGTAGTGGATCGCGGCCGTCGATTTGCCGTACTCGTCGGCGATCCGCTGCATCGTGAGCCCCGCGTAGCCGTGCTCGTGGAGGGCGCGGTAGGTGGCGCGCATGATCGCCTCGTCGATCTCCGAGGTCCGTCGATCCGGCGGCTCCGCCATACCTCAATTCGCTCGTTCCGTATTCATAACTGTTGTGACCACTCCCGAAAACGTAACCGAGCCGTTAGTCAGGGTCGGCCGCTTCGTCGACCCCCGTCGCCTGCTCCTCGGCTGTGGTCCGCCTGAACACGCCGGTATGGCCGACGTTCGTGTGATGGTCGAGCAGCGGCGTTCGTCACGGTGACCGTTTCACAACCCTTTTGACTGACCAGTCAGTAAATACGATAGTACTCGCGAGATCCCTCCTTCCAGATCGCCGACCGTCGTGGTTCGGTGTGGTTCGGATTCACGGCTGGTCGGAAGTCGGCGGATATCGGACGGCCCGACGCCGATCGCGGAGTCGGAGGGACCGAGGTGACGATGTTCACAGGGACGATACGACACGCCATCACCGAACGATCGACGGAGCGCACGACGAGGAGTCGGCCGAATTTCCGACCCCCTCGACGAAACGGGGCACGGTCCGCGGGGTGGCGCTGATGGGGATCCGGTCGACCATCGATTCTCTGTTCAAAGGCCCCGACGATCTGGACCTCACCGCCGGCGGGATCGGGTGGCCGCTGTTCTACCTCTCGCTGCCGATCGTGGTGATGAACCTCTTCCAGACCGCCTACAACCTGGCGGATACCTTCTGGCTCGGGCAGTTCGACACGACCGCGCTCGCGGCGATCAGTTTCGCGTTCCCGATGGTCTTCCTGCTCATCTCGCTGGCGCTCGGGGTCTCGGTGGCCGGGAGCGTGCTGGTCGCCCAACACGTCGGTGCGGGTCGGACCGATCGGGCCGAGTACGCGGCCTCACAGACGATGAGCTACGCCGTGATCGCGTCGGTGATCCTCGGTGCCGTCGGGGTCCTGTTCGTCGACGAGTTCCTCGTGTTGTTGGGCGCGAGCGACGCGATCGCCCCGCTCGTGGAGTCGTACATGCGCGTCTTCTCCGCCGGGCTCGTCTTCGTCTTCGGCTTCGCGGTCTTCATCGCGCTGATGCGCGGCTACGGCGACACCGTGACGCCGATGTACGTGATGGCCGGATCGGTCGTCCTCAACGTCGTGCTCGACCCGATCCTCATCTTCGGATTCACCGGGAACCCGCTGTTCGAGGCGCTCGGCGCCGACGGGATCCAGGCGTGGCTGTTCGCGGCCACCGGGTACACCGGCTCCGGGATCGAGGGGGCCGCGATCGCGACGGTGTTCTCGCGTGCGCTCGCGCTGGTGGTCGGGTTGGTCATCATGTTCGGCGGGACTCGCGGCGTACGGATCCGGCTCGGACAGATGGTTCCCGACCGTGCGTTCGCGCGCAAGGTGTTCGACATCGGCCTTCCGGCCTCCGTCGAGGGGACTTCGCGGGCGCTGTCGATCAACCTGCTGCTGTTCGTCATCGCTGCGTTCCCCGAGACGATCGTGGCGGCGTACGGCATCGGAACGCGGATCTTCTCGGTCGTGTTCCTGCCGGCGCTCGCGGTCTCACAGGGCATCGAGACGATGACCGGACAGAACATCGGGGCGGACAAGCCGGACCGAGCGGCGGCGACGAACCACTTCGGCGCGCGGGCGATGCTGTACATCCTGACCGGCGTCGGCGTGATCACCCTGTTCGCGGCCCGGCCGATCGCCGCGATCTTCACGAACGACCCCGCCGTCATCGCCGAGAGCGCGTCGTTCCTCCGGTACGCCGCGCTCACCTTCGGGTTCATCGGCGTGATGCGAGCCTACACGGGCGGGTTCCGCGGCGCCGGCAAGACGCTCATCGCGGCGGTAGTGTCCGTGGTGACCCTCGGGTTCGTCCGGCTGCCGGTCGCGTGGATCGGCGCGACGGTGGTCGGTTCCGCCGGGATCTGGGCCTCCTTCGCCGTCTCGAACGTCGTCGGCGGGATCATCGCGTACCTCTGGTTCCGCCGTGACACCTGGCGGGACGGCACGCTCACCGACCGGGACGTCGGCGGCGACGCGGCGACCGACATCGACTCGGCGACCGACGTGGAACCGACGACCGACTGAGCCGACGACCGACCGGGACGACGCTTCAGCCAGTCGGATCTCCCAGCCGGTCGTTCCGGTTCGCGTGGCTTTATGGCCCGTCGTTCCCAACGATCGGCGATGGCAGACGTACTCGTTATCGGTGGCGGACCGGCCGGACTGACCGCGGCGCTGTTCGCCGCGAAGAACGGACTCGAGGCCGCCGTCTTCGACACCGACGGGACCTGGATGCACAAGGCACACCTCTTCAACTATCCCGGGATCGGCTCGATCGACGGGTCGGTCTACATCGAGACGCTCCGCGATCAGGCCGCCGACTTCGGCGTCGAGCGCCACCAGGGAACCGAGGTGACGGGCGTCTCGGGAGACGGCGACGGCTTCGTCGTCACCGCCGGTGAGGAGGACCACGAGGCCGACTACGTGGTGCTGGCGACCGGCGCGAACCGCGACCTGGCCGAGTCGCTCGGCTGTGAGTTCGACGGCGACGTCGTCGACGTGGACGTGACGATGGAGACCTCCGTCGAGAACGCCTACGCGACCGGCGCGATGGTCCGCGCCGAGGAGTGGCAGGCGGTCATCTCCGCCGGCGACGGCGCGGCCGCCGCGCTCAACATCCTCAGCGAGGAGCAGGGCGAACACTACCACGACTTCGACGTGCCGGCCGACGCGGACGAGATCTTCGGCTCGCTCGTCGAGGAGTAGCGCGGCGAACGCCCGGCGACGGCTGACGGATCGGACGCACCCTTCTTCGTGCCGAATCCGACCCACGGTCGGCGAGGTGATCGACCGATATCGACCGACCGCGTTCATCCCAATTCGTTATCAATTTCGATAATGTGAAGCCACGATTTATATAGTAGCACGGATTTCGTTCAAACGTCAGTTGCCGGGTGGGGACCGATCGCGTCACGCTCCGGCCAAGGTACACAACGATGAACTCACAATCACTCAAGACCCTGTTTACGGAGGATCGAGCGGTTTCACCGGTGATCGGTGTGATCCTGATGGTGGCTATCACGGTGATCCTGGCGGCGGTCATCGGCACGTTCGTCCTGGGGATGGGCGACGACCTGCAGAACAATCAGCCGACCGCCAGCTTTACGATGGACTTCGAGGCGAACGGCAACGCGACAGTCAGCCACGCCGGCGGCGACACGATTTCGGGGGAAGACACCGTGACGATTGCTGCGACCGGCTCTGGGCTTGATCTCGACCACGCCGACAGCGGTATTACCGATCCGGCAGGTGAATGGGACTCGGCTATCTCAGCCGGGGATTCGGTCAACATCGTTTCTGCCGATGGTGGCGCGTGGTCCGGCCAAACGGTCAGTGTGAACTGGGAGTCCGCCGACGGCAGCTCCTCCGCACAGCTCGGCTCACAACAGGCCCCTAACACCGCATAATTAAAATGAACGTTAAACGATTCCTCGACGACGACAGCGCCGTCTCGCCGGTGATCGGCGTGATCCTGATGGTGGCGATCACCGTCATTCTCGCCGCCGTCATCGGGACGTTCGTGCTGGGAATGGGCGACGACCTCCAGAACACCCAGCCCACCGCGAGCTTCAACTTCGACTTCGAAGCTGGAAACACGGGATCGGTTACGATCAGCCACGCCGGCGGAGACACGATCGACGGAACGAGTGACTCGGTTACGATCACGACGTCCGGAGGATCCAGTGATCTCGATGGTGAACCCGTATCATGGAATCAAGAGATCTCCGCGGGAACGTCGAAGAGCGTTTCACTCACGTCCGGCAATGACTGGAACGGCGAGACGGTCACAGTGAACTGGCAATCCGCCGACGGCAGCTCCTCCGCGACGCTCGGCTCGCAGACGGCGCCAACGCCGTAAGCGCTGTCGCGCCGGTTCTTTTTAAGTAGCCGTCGTTCGCCGTGAAATTACTTTTAAAGAAACGACGAAGCCGCGTCTGTTGCGACACTCCGTAACTCGGAGGCGTTGCTGTCGTCACTCCTGTCGCTCTCGATGCGCGGCGAGCCGTTGGTGCGCGTCCGCGATCCTCTCGACCGCGACGACGAATCGCCACAGGAAATACAGGAAAACGAGCCCGAGAACCGGGAGCAGCCCCAACAGGATCTGTCCGGCGATGACCACCGCGTATCCAATGATCAGTACCGCGAGGAGGGCGATGACGGGAAGCCACCGCTGCGAGTTCGGGGAGGGAGACCTATCTGACATGGGTCGTCGATCACGTGCGAACGATTATCAACTTTATGGGATTCACCCACATGGTATTGTGTCACTGTTGCATCACCACATCGGTTCCGCACCATCCGAACCGTACGGATAACGGGTGGTTGGGACCGGGAATCAACCGAGAGTGGTATGACATCTCAACACTCGAATATCGGGGATAGGGGAACCCATATGCCGTATCAGATATGATATTTTGAAGCATTGGTTTATATACCTTCGATGGGTACATTCACCTGTCAGCCGCTGGGAGGAGGGGCCAAGCAATATGGTCCGAACGTCCCAGGACTGCTTCCAAACCATGAACCTAGAAACACTCAAGACTCTGTTTACGGAGGATCGAGCCGTAAGCCCCGTTATCGGCGTAATTCTGATGGTGGCGATCACGGTGATCCTGGCGGCGGTCATCGGCACGTTCGTCCTGGGAATGGGCGACGACCTGCAGAACAACCAGCCGACCGCGAGCTTCAATATGGACTTCAACGACTCGGACGGCGTGACGATCAGCCATGCCGGCGGTGACACGATCGACGCAGACAGCGATACCGTTACCGTCTCTGCTGCCGGTGGAGGAGGCGCAACAATCAGCGACGGGAGCTGGACGGGGACGATCACCGCCGGAACCTCGGAGACGTTCGTGACTACCAGCCAAGACTGGTCCGAGGAGACCGTCTCCGTGAACTGGGAGTCCGCCAACGGCGACTCCTCGGCACAGCTCGCCTCGCGAACCGCGCCGAACAACGCCTAGGTCCCCTCCAATCCTCCCGGCTTCGATCCGGCACGGTGCCGGAGCGCTTTTTAAGTACCCGACCCTGCACTCGGTATGAGCGTCGACCGCATCCTTCTCACGAACGACGACGGGATCGACACCGTCGGATTTCGCGCGCTGTATGAGGCCCTCGAGCCGGCGTACGACGTCGTCGCCGTGGCCCCCGCCGCCGACCAGAGCGCGGTCGGCCGCTCGATCTCCCAGGACGTGGTCGTCCACGACCACGAGCTCGGCTACGCCGTCGAGGGCACGCCGGCCGACTGCGTCGTCGCCGGCCTCGGCGAGCTCGTCCACGACGCCGACGCGGTCGTCTCCGGCTGCAACAAGGGCGCGAACCTCGGCGAGTACGTCCTCGGCCGGTCCGGGACCGTCTCGGCCGCCGTGGAGGCCGCCTTCTTCGAGGTCCCCGCGATCGCGACCTCGATGTACGTGCCGGGCGGCGACGACTGGTGGGAGCTCGAGCCCGACCCGGAGCACTTCACCCACGCCGCCCACGTGACGCGATACCTCGTCGACAACGCGATCGACGCGGGGGTCTTCGATCACGCCGACTACCTCAACGTGAACGCCCCGATGGCCGACGGCGAGTCCGGACCGCCGCCGACCGAGCGCGCCGCCATCGCCGTCACCGAACCCTCGACGCTCTACGAGATGGACGCCGAGTGGGACGCCGAGACCGGCGACATCACGCTCCACGATCGGATCTGGGACCGAATGCGAACCGGGGACGTCCCCGACCCGGAGGGGACCGACCGCCGCGCGATCGTCGAGGGGCACGTCTCGGTCTCGCCGCTGTCGGTGCCGCACGCCTCCGAGCACCACGAGGCGCTCGACGGACTCGCAACGGCCTACGGCTCCGAAAACGGTCCCGAACCGATCGCCGACGCGGGATCCGGCGCCGGCGGCGACTGAGCGTCTCGGCGCGACCTATTCGTCGGCGCTGACGGTGACCTGCGCCTCGCGGATCACCGACTCGCCGAGCTCGTAGCCGGGCTGGAAGACCTCGGCGATCGTGCCGGCGGGCTGGTCGCTGTCGACCCGGAGCATCACCTGATGGCGGGTCGGGTCCACCTCGGTGCCCGGATCCGGCTCGATGGGCTCGACGTTCTCGTCGTCGAGCACCCGGTCGAACTCCTCGAGGGTGGACTCGACGCCCGGCCGGATGTCCGCGCCCTCCTCCTGCTCGAGCGCGCGCTGGAGGTTGTCCCGAACGGGCAGGATCCGCTCGATCAGGTCCTCGGCGGCGCGCTCCTTGATGGACTCCTGTTTCCGCTTCGCGCGCTGCTTGTAGTTCTGAAAGTCGGCCTGCTTGCGCTTGAGC
Proteins encoded:
- a CDS encoding nucleotide exchange factor GrpE, whose protein sequence is MSEDDAEAIEFEDGRPDADTDASADAGADAATSAGADADDEPTLADRVADLDDEDAAEIAEAVAELEDRVADLEAETEAQAAEIADLTDRLKRKQADFQNYKQRAKRKQESIKERAAEDLIERILPVRDNLQRALEQEEGADIRPGVESTLEEFDRVLDDENVEPIEPDPGTEVDPTRHQVMLRVDSDQPAGTIAEVFQPGYELGESVIREAQVTVSADE